The following are encoded together in the Triticum dicoccoides isolate Atlit2015 ecotype Zavitan chromosome 6B, WEW_v2.0, whole genome shotgun sequence genome:
- the LOC119322531 gene encoding porphobilinogen deaminase, chloroplastic-like — MATLRCTNHTLLGSPTCLARPRRAVVRAAVAVQAEAQPKVSLIRIGTRGSPLALAQARQTRDELKAAHTELAEDGAIEIIIIKTTGDMILDKPLADIGGKGLFTKEIDDALLEGSIDIAVHSMKDVPTYLPEGMILPCNLPREDVRDAFICLTAKTLGELPAGSVIGSASLRRQSQILYKYPSLKVVNFRGNVQTRLRKLKEGDVHATLLALAGLKRLDMPETATSVLSVDEMLPAVAQGAIGITCRSNDDKMMEYLSSLNHEDTRLAVACEREFLSVLDGNCRTPIAAYAYRDKDGNCSFRGLLASPDGSIVYETSRSGTYSFDDMVAIGQDAGHELKSKAGPGFFDGLQ, encoded by the exons ATGGCGACGCTGAGATGCACCAACCACACACTCCTCGGCTCGCCGACCTGCCTCGCGCGCCCGCGCCGGGCCGTGGtgcgcgccgccgtcgccgtccaggCCGAGGCGCAGCCCAAGGTCTCCCTCATCCGGATTGGCACGCGCGGGAG TCCTCTTGCTCTTGCACAAGCCCGTCAAACCCGTGACGAACTGAAAGCTGCACACACGGAGTTAGCCGAGGATGGTGCCATTGAGATTATCATCATAAAGACCACAGGAGACATGATCTTGGACAAACCCCTGGCGGATATAGGAGGCAAGGGTTTATTCACCAAGGAGATAGACGATGCGCTCTTGGAGGGAAGCATTGACATCGCAGTCCACTCGATGAAAGATGTCCCAACATATCTACCAGAAGGCATGATATTGCCCTGTAACCTCCCACGAGAAGATGTGAGAGATGCATTCATATGCCTGACTGCAAAAACTCTTGGGGAGCTTCCTGCTGGTAGTGTTATCGGAAGTGCTTCCCTGCGGAGGCAATCTCAGATTCTCTATAAATATCCTTCACTAAAA GTTGTTAACTTCAGAGGAAATGTTCAGACACGGTTAAGGAAACTTAAAGAAGGAGATGTACATGCTACATTGTTGGCACTGGCTGGACTAAAACGGTTAGACATGCCAGAAACTGCAACATCTGTATTATCAGTAGACGAAATGCTTCCAGCAGTCGCTCAAGGCGCTATTGGAATAACTTGCAGGAGCAATGATGATAAAATG ATGGAGTATCTGTCCTCTTTGAATCATGAAGATACCAGATTAGCTGTTGCATGTGAAAGAGAATTCCTGTCTGTTCTTGATGGTAACTGCCGAACTCCAATTGCGGCATATGCTTATCGTGACAAGGATGGGAACTGTTCATTCCGGGGGCTATTGGCTTCACCAGATGGCTCTATAG TATACGAGACGTCAAGAAGTGGAACATATTCTTTTGATGACATGGTCGCTATAGGGCAAGATGCCG